A genomic window from Candidatus Thiocaldithrix dubininis includes:
- a CDS encoding copper chaperone PCu(A)C produces the protein MSSLLKATMMSVLLVFTAACGADNAAKGSAAAEIKVENPYVRAVPPGQPNSAAFLTLVSSSAKAHSIKSAASPVAATVELHTHTNNNGVMEMRQVPQIDIPANGKTELKPGGLHIMLIGLKQNLKAGENANVTLQFEDGSSSTITAPIQAVTPPAGMGMGHTAH, from the coding sequence ATGTCATCACTGTTGAAAGCCACCATGATGAGCGTTTTATTAGTCTTTACCGCTGCTTGTGGCGCTGATAATGCCGCTAAAGGCAGCGCCGCCGCTGAAATCAAGGTTGAAAACCCTTATGTACGTGCTGTACCGCCCGGTCAACCAAATAGCGCAGCGTTTCTGACCTTGGTTAGTAGTTCAGCTAAGGCACATAGCATTAAATCGGCTGCTAGCCCTGTGGCGGCAACGGTCGAACTGCATACGCATACCAATAACAACGGTGTTATGGAAATGCGCCAAGTGCCGCAAATTGATATTCCGGCAAACGGCAAAACTGAACTCAAACCGGGTGGTTTGCATATTATGTTAATTGGTTTAAAACAAAACCTGAAAGCCGGTGAAAACGCCAATGTAACTTTGCAATTTGAAGACGGCAGCAGCAGTACCATTACCGCACCGATTCAAGCAGTAACCCCACCGGCCGGTATGGGTATGGGACATACGGCGCATTAA
- a CDS encoding helix-turn-helix domain-containing protein codes for MKFAQPIPEEVRITLQEMYMNHPTFRCRQRAQAILLSTRGFSITELWSILDVRRDAISGWIDRWEDEGLLGLYDRPRAGRPTIYTSAEVDLLKTLVDEEPRQIKTAQTKLADMTQKVASTSTLKRLLKKIPIPLEADA; via the coding sequence ATGAAATTTGCCCAGCCAATCCCAGAAGAAGTCCGCATTACCTTGCAGGAAATGTATATGAACCACCCGACGTTCCGCTGCCGCCAGCGTGCCCAAGCAATTTTATTGAGTACGCGCGGCTTTAGCATTACGGAACTGTGGTCAATCTTAGATGTGCGGCGCGATGCCATCAGTGGGTGGATCGACCGCTGGGAAGATGAAGGGCTGCTGGGACTTTATGACCGTCCCCGCGCCGGTCGTCCTACGATATACACGTCGGCAGAAGTCGATCTATTGAAAACCTTAGTGGACGAAGAACCTCGCCAAATCAAAACAGCCCAAACTAAACTGGCTGATATGACCCAAAAAGTAGCCAGCACTAGCACCTTGAAACGCCTGTTAAAAAAAATTCCAATACCGCTGGAAGCGGATGCGTAA
- a CDS encoding agmatine deiminase family protein codes for MMTRRHFLATGVAASLGLNGLTRNTVQAGTKAWFMPEEGSPHEGTWMAFGASAAIWGKKLLPDVQRNLALLANTIAQYEPVYMLVRQADLSTAQALVNDKVKLIVCPLDDLWIRDTGAIFVLNEAGEKAAIDFNFNGWGNKQSHAHDAKVASFIAKQSQVPLMHTSLVMEGGCIEVDGEGTAIMTESCVINHNRNPNLSKAQIEDLLMPLLGLEKIIWLPGIKGKDITDGHTDFYARFVKPGVVLAGYDPDPKSYDHAVTQQHLEILKQAKDAKGNALSVTTLTSPQDIRPQFLNNEFAAGYIGFYLCNGAVIMQNFGDKAADLAAKTALQNAYPERKIEQINVDAIAAGGGTIHCATQQEPASFA; via the coding sequence ATGATGACACGTCGCCATTTTTTAGCTACTGGCGTAGCGGCATCGTTGGGTTTAAACGGTTTAACGCGTAATACCGTACAAGCTGGCACTAAAGCATGGTTTATGCCGGAAGAAGGCAGCCCGCATGAAGGTACTTGGATGGCGTTTGGGGCAAGTGCGGCTATTTGGGGTAAGAAATTATTGCCTGACGTGCAACGCAATCTAGCCTTATTGGCCAACACTATTGCACAGTATGAGCCGGTTTATATGTTAGTTAGGCAAGCTGATTTAAGTACCGCACAAGCCTTAGTGAATGACAAGGTAAAATTAATTGTCTGCCCGCTGGATGATTTATGGATACGCGACACGGGGGCAATTTTTGTCTTAAATGAAGCAGGCGAGAAAGCCGCGATTGATTTTAATTTCAATGGTTGGGGCAATAAACAAAGCCATGCTCATGATGCTAAGGTTGCCAGCTTTATTGCCAAGCAAAGCCAAGTACCGCTGATGCATACGTCTCTGGTAATGGAAGGCGGCTGTATTGAAGTCGATGGCGAAGGCACAGCCATTATGACCGAAAGCTGCGTGATTAATCACAACCGCAACCCCAACTTATCCAAAGCGCAAATCGAAGATTTACTTATGCCCTTGTTAGGTTTGGAAAAAATCATTTGGTTGCCGGGCATTAAAGGCAAAGACATCACCGATGGGCATACCGATTTTTATGCGCGTTTTGTCAAACCCGGCGTAGTATTAGCCGGTTATGATCCAGATCCCAAATCTTACGATCACGCGGTCACACAGCAGCATTTAGAGATTTTAAAACAAGCTAAAGACGCTAAAGGCAATGCATTAAGCGTTACGACCTTAACCAGCCCGCAAGACATTCGCCCGCAGTTTTTAAATAATGAATTTGCTGCCGGTTATATTGGTTTTTATCTGTGTAATGGCGCGGTCATTATGCAAAATTTTGGTGATAAAGCGGCTGACCTTGCGGCTAAAACTGCCTTACAAAACGCTTATCCCGAGCGCAAAATCGAACAGATTAATGTCGATGCGATTGCAGCGGGGGGCGGTACGATTCATTGTGCCACGCAACAAGAGCCAGCCAGCTTCGCCTAA
- the dacB gene encoding D-alanyl-D-alanine carboxypeptidase/D-alanyl-D-alanine-endopeptidase — protein sequence MLIRRVGVLVALSISLAACSPQEVQPDSESAPSVSSRTYVQRNTNAAPRVQSRYRSNYDEDSVSQSRRQTQRARPNTHYAPVRNQAAAGHVATPTQLGSAGGDRTYRGQGALTQLPDHIAGTLRARGFSEAGMGAYVRPANGGAPILTAYADTPRNPASTMKLVTTYSALGVLGPDYRWPTELYISGPINGGTLQGDVTIKGYGNPDFRERDLRQLVQALRARGIRHIAGNFVIDTTYFNIGYSAPIDGNTGAAYNAQPEALLYNERGSCYTVRGKGNQVQRVCSSLPRSPADLNANLFGDFWRMWNGEMGGTMEGSLRVGSVPGGSQLIQTHYSNPLRDVIVEINKDSNNVMARQLLLSMGAKQFGAPGNTQKGAQAVGQFLESRGLRFGNLRIENGSGLSRIERISAREMGEMLVDAYNSPYRSDLIRSMGVIGVDGTVKNRLRNLAGRGSFKTGTLRDVRALAGYLTAANGQPYVISIIHNDGNIRGDAKQAHDQLVEWVYTGGR from the coding sequence ATGCTGATTCGGCGTGTGGGGGTTTTAGTCGCTTTATCTATTTCATTAGCGGCCTGTAGTCCACAGGAAGTGCAACCTGATTCTGAATCTGCACCTTCGGTTTCTTCTCGAACTTATGTACAACGCAATACTAATGCCGCCCCCCGCGTGCAATCGCGTTATCGCTCTAACTACGATGAAGACAGTGTTTCACAATCGCGTCGGCAAACCCAGCGCGCTCGCCCTAATACGCATTATGCCCCTGTGCGGAATCAAGCCGCTGCTGGGCACGTTGCTACGCCAACACAGCTAGGTTCAGCCGGTGGCGATAGAACCTATCGCGGGCAAGGCGCATTAACCCAATTACCCGATCACATTGCGGGTACTTTACGCGCTCGTGGCTTCTCAGAAGCGGGTATGGGTGCTTATGTACGTCCGGCTAATGGCGGCGCACCCATTTTAACCGCGTATGCAGATACGCCACGTAATCCCGCCTCTACCATGAAACTGGTCACCACCTATTCGGCTTTAGGCGTGTTAGGCCCGGATTACCGTTGGCCGACCGAACTGTATATCAGTGGTCCTATTAATGGCGGCACATTGCAAGGCGATGTCACAATTAAAGGTTATGGCAACCCTGATTTCCGTGAACGCGATTTACGTCAGTTAGTGCAAGCCTTACGCGCCCGTGGCATTCGCCATATTGCGGGTAACTTCGTGATTGATACTACCTACTTCAATATCGGTTATAGTGCGCCGATTGATGGCAACACAGGCGCAGCTTATAACGCGCAACCCGAAGCCTTGTTATATAACGAGCGTGGTAGTTGCTACACCGTGCGCGGTAAAGGCAACCAAGTTCAGCGCGTTTGCTCCAGCCTGCCACGTTCACCCGCCGACTTAAACGCTAACTTATTTGGTGATTTCTGGCGCATGTGGAACGGTGAAATGGGCGGCACAATGGAAGGCAGCTTACGCGTAGGTTCAGTACCCGGCGGTTCGCAATTGATTCAGACTCATTACTCAAACCCACTGCGTGACGTTATTGTCGAAATTAACAAAGACAGTAACAACGTGATGGCACGCCAATTATTGCTGTCAATGGGTGCAAAACAATTTGGTGCACCGGGCAATACGCAAAAAGGCGCACAAGCGGTTGGGCAATTCCTCGAAAGCCGTGGCTTACGTTTTGGCAACTTACGCATTGAAAACGGTTCAGGTCTAAGCCGTATTGAACGTATTTCAGCGCGTGAGATGGGTGAAATGTTAGTAGACGCGTATAACAGCCCTTATCGTTCCGACTTAATCCGTTCAATGGGCGTGATTGGGGTCGACGGTACAGTTAAAAATCGGCTGCGTAACTTAGCTGGGCGCGGTAGCTTCAAAACCGGCACATTACGCGATGTGCGGGCGCTAGCAGGTTACTTAACCGCTGCGAATGGCCAACCTTATGTTATTTCCATTATTCATAATGATGGCAATATCCGGGGCGACGCCAAACAAGCACATGACCAATTAGTGGAATGGGTCTACACTGGCGGGCGTTAA
- the nadA gene encoding quinolinate synthase NadA, whose protein sequence is MAAQSPILPVIKAPITAQVEALRPHYTPEQKQAIKDKIKQKLTEQDAVLVAHYYVDRDLQELAEETGGYVSDSLDMARFGNQHPAKTLIVAGVRFMGETAKILNPEKRVLMPTLEAECSLDLSCPIDEFSAFCDQHPEHTVVVYANTSAEVKARADYVVTSSIAVELVSWLDEQGKKVLWAPDRHLGRYIQRVTGAEDMILWQGSCIVHDEFKYRALGDLMEQYPDAGVLVHPESPEDVIKLADAVGSTTQIIKAAQTLPNKRFIVATDSGIFYKMQQAAPDKEFIAAPTMGEGATCRSCAHCPWMAMNGLHNLLQVLETGKNEIFVDEAIRVKALRSTQRMLDFANRRRGS, encoded by the coding sequence ATGGCTGCCCAATCGCCCATTTTGCCCGTTATTAAAGCACCGATTACTGCACAAGTTGAAGCCTTACGTCCGCATTATACGCCGGAACAAAAGCAAGCGATTAAAGATAAGATTAAACAAAAGCTAACAGAACAGGATGCGGTGTTAGTCGCGCATTATTATGTGGATCGAGATTTGCAGGAATTAGCGGAAGAAACCGGCGGTTATGTGTCTGACTCGCTGGATATGGCGCGATTTGGCAATCAACACCCCGCAAAAACGCTAATTGTGGCAGGTGTGCGCTTTATGGGTGAAACCGCCAAAATTCTGAATCCTGAAAAACGCGTGTTAATGCCCACTTTAGAAGCCGAATGTTCCTTGGATTTAAGCTGTCCCATTGACGAATTTTCAGCATTTTGTGACCAACACCCCGAACATACTGTAGTGGTTTATGCCAATACCAGCGCGGAAGTCAAAGCGCGCGCGGATTATGTCGTCACCTCCAGCATTGCGGTGGAATTGGTATCTTGGTTAGACGAACAAGGCAAAAAAGTTTTATGGGCACCGGATCGGCATTTAGGGCGCTATATTCAACGCGTAACGGGTGCGGAAGATATGATTCTGTGGCAAGGCTCTTGTATTGTGCACGATGAGTTCAAATACCGCGCCTTGGGTGATTTAATGGAGCAATACCCCGATGCAGGCGTATTAGTACACCCCGAATCCCCAGAAGATGTAATTAAACTGGCAGATGCGGTCGGCTCAACTACGCAAATTATTAAAGCCGCGCAAACCCTGCCGAATAAACGCTTCATCGTCGCAACCGACAGCGGTATTTTCTATAAAATGCAGCAAGCCGCCCCTGATAAAGAATTCATTGCCGCGCCGACTATGGGCGAAGGCGCAACTTGCCGTAGCTGTGCACATTGTCCGTGGATGGCAATGAATGGCTTACACAATTTATTGCAAGTGCTCGAAACGGGTAAAAACGAGATTTTTGTGGATGAAGCCATTCGCGTTAAAGCCTTACGCTCCACGCAACGTATGCTGGATTTTGCCAATAGGCGGCGTGGCAGTTAA
- a CDS encoding IS630 family transposase, whose protein sequence is MRKSLKDKRDSIDFEREKDIQAFLHQQMAAGKLLIYYFDGSGFTTTPCVPYGWQKRGETRRLPTTQSKRLNILGFMSLGNNSFFHTVEGRVDSQAAIAAFDAFAVRYAEEFAQTKTPCVVILDNAPIHTSKAFIGKCDDWMLAGICLHFLPAYSPELNPIEILWRKIKYEWLPLDAYKSYKDMREQVLAILAEFGKK, encoded by the coding sequence ATGCGTAAATCATTGAAAGATAAACGTGATTCGATAGACTTCGAGCGTGAGAAGGACATTCAAGCATTCCTTCACCAACAGATGGCAGCGGGTAAGTTGCTCATTTACTACTTCGATGGCTCCGGTTTCACCACCACCCCTTGTGTCCCTTACGGATGGCAGAAACGGGGCGAAACGCGCAGGCTGCCTACTACCCAGAGCAAGCGTTTGAATATATTAGGTTTTATGAGCTTGGGTAACAACAGTTTTTTCCACACGGTGGAAGGGCGCGTTGACTCACAAGCAGCCATTGCCGCTTTTGATGCGTTTGCTGTTCGTTATGCTGAAGAATTCGCCCAAACGAAGACACCTTGCGTTGTCATTCTGGATAACGCCCCGATACACACCAGTAAGGCTTTCATCGGTAAGTGCGATGATTGGATGTTGGCGGGAATTTGCTTACATTTTTTGCCAGCTTATAGCCCTGAACTCAATCCTATCGAAATACTTTGGCGAAAAATCAAATATGAATGGTTGCCGCTGGATGCATACAAAAGCTACAAGGACATGAGGGAGCAGGTATTGGCTATACTGGCTGAATTCGGCAAAAAATAA
- a CDS encoding aminotransferase class V-fold PLP-dependent enzyme, whose product MNARIADLFPATETCIYLNHAAVAPWPQATAEAVQAFAAENATQGTLNYPQWLTVEQNLRAQAATLLNAHADEIALVKNTSEGLSFVAYGLEWRVGDNIVGIQQEFPSNRFVWQSLAEQGVEFRMLDLTHAPDDPETALLKLCDSNTRLIAVSAVQYANGLRMDLQRIGEFCQRHDILFCVDAIQQLGVIPLDVQAIHADFVVADGHKWLLAPEGLGLFYVRQTHLAQLKLTQYGWHTAESLSDYSAQTYQIAQSARRFECGSPNMLGIHALHASLNVLLTHGIADIWQQVSERIEFLIQGLSAIPEVELLSDTRLERRSGIVSFKLKQGDTDALYQYLQANGVFCAPRGGGIRLSPHFYTPMAQLARVLELVRLAA is encoded by the coding sequence ATGAATGCGCGTATAGCCGATTTATTTCCTGCGACCGAGACTTGTATTTATTTGAACCATGCGGCGGTTGCCCCTTGGCCACAAGCCACAGCGGAGGCAGTACAAGCGTTTGCCGCAGAAAATGCTACGCAAGGCACGTTGAATTATCCGCAGTGGTTAACGGTGGAACAGAACTTACGCGCACAAGCCGCTACTTTATTGAACGCACATGCGGATGAGATTGCGTTGGTGAAGAACACGTCGGAAGGCTTATCGTTTGTGGCTTACGGTTTAGAATGGCGTGTGGGTGATAATATTGTGGGTATTCAGCAAGAATTCCCTTCAAATCGCTTTGTGTGGCAGTCGCTAGCAGAGCAAGGCGTTGAGTTTCGTATGTTGGATTTAACGCACGCGCCGGATGATCCCGAAACCGCTTTATTAAAACTGTGTGATAGCAATACCCGTTTAATTGCAGTCAGTGCAGTGCAATATGCCAATGGCTTACGCATGGATTTACAGCGTATCGGTGAATTCTGCCAGCGTCATGACATTTTATTTTGCGTGGATGCGATTCAGCAATTAGGCGTAATTCCCTTGGATGTGCAAGCGATTCATGCCGATTTCGTGGTCGCCGATGGGCATAAATGGCTATTAGCACCGGAAGGCTTGGGGCTGTTTTATGTGCGGCAAACGCATTTAGCCCAGCTTAAACTGACGCAATACGGTTGGCATACGGCCGAAAGTTTGAGTGATTACAGCGCGCAAACTTATCAGATTGCCCAATCGGCACGACGCTTTGAATGTGGCAGCCCGAATATGTTGGGAATTCATGCCTTACATGCCAGCTTAAACGTATTACTTACACACGGCATTGCCGACATTTGGCAGCAAGTCAGTGAACGCATCGAATTTTTAATCCAAGGTTTAAGCGCGATACCCGAGGTAGAACTGCTGAGTGATACGCGCTTAGAACGGCGTTCCGGTATTGTGAGCTTTAAGCTTAAACAAGGTGATACAGATGCGCTGTATCAATACTTACAAGCCAATGGCGTCTTTTGTGCGCCACGCGGGGGCGGTATTCGCTTATCCCCGCATTTTTATACACCGATGGCGCAATTAGCCCGCGTGTTGGAATTAGTGCGACTGGCTGCGTAA
- a CDS encoding PspA/IM30 family protein: MFYLIEKLATAARAKTRERLESTVDSQALSILGQEIYDCEANLRQAKQHLAQVMADKVKMQRQLELYKAKLVEKEALIQRYLAQNDEQNAAVIANALVDQEALIAQQQQQCEQLQQYENRLLANLKTTTNQLEMYRAQLHMARTTQHAQQAVGKLAKHSNCHSDAFEKMQDSVTRLQAKQSAFDDQMQAMQQIDSYMEQGTTLNLAKLEKQDKVNAVLARLRSQSH, from the coding sequence ATGTTTTATTTAATTGAAAAATTGGCAACCGCCGCGCGTGCTAAAACCCGCGAACGCTTAGAATCGACAGTGGATAGCCAAGCCTTAAGTATTCTGGGTCAAGAAATTTATGACTGCGAAGCTAACTTACGCCAAGCCAAACAACATTTAGCGCAAGTTATGGCAGACAAAGTCAAAATGCAACGGCAATTGGAGCTATATAAAGCCAAACTTGTTGAAAAAGAAGCTTTAATTCAACGTTATTTGGCGCAAAACGATGAGCAAAATGCGGCGGTCATTGCCAATGCCTTGGTTGATCAAGAAGCCTTGATTGCGCAACAACAGCAACAATGTGAGCAATTACAACAGTATGAAAATCGCTTACTCGCCAATTTGAAAACCACGACGAATCAGTTAGAAATGTATCGGGCGCAATTACACATGGCGCGCACCACGCAACACGCGCAGCAAGCGGTCGGTAAATTAGCAAAACACAGTAATTGCCATAGTGATGCTTTCGAGAAAATGCAGGATTCGGTAACCCGCTTACAAGCTAAACAAAGCGCGTTTGATGATCAAATGCAAGCCATGCAACAGATTGATAGTTATATGGAACAGGGCACAACCTTGAATCTCGCCAAACTGGAGAAGCAAGATAAGGTCAATGCTGTGTTAGCCCGCTTACGCAGCCAGTCGCACTAA
- a CDS encoding helix-turn-helix transcriptional regulator — MPQTTELMHTLKKLLKRHNKTYVDVATCLDLSEASVKRLFSEQNLSLQRLDAICALMELEISDLVREMKAEHSQPISELSLAQEKEIADDLSLLMITVCVLNRWTLTDIIQNYNFTETQVIRYLAHLDRIHIIELQPSNRIKLLVAANFKWRDDGPIMQLFRAKIESEYFRTNFSKASEKLIVLNGMLSDASNALFQRKMAQLAKDFDTLSKDDASLPIGQRKGSTLLIGIRDWDYERLFGDKRKPTH, encoded by the coding sequence ATGCCGCAAACCACTGAACTGATGCATACCTTAAAAAAGCTACTCAAACGCCATAATAAAACCTATGTTGATGTTGCGACTTGTTTAGACTTATCCGAAGCCAGCGTTAAGCGCTTGTTTTCCGAACAGAATCTTTCGCTACAACGCTTAGATGCGATTTGCGCCTTAATGGAACTAGAGATTTCCGATTTAGTGCGAGAAATGAAGGCGGAACACTCCCAACCGATTAGTGAACTGAGTCTGGCGCAGGAAAAAGAAATTGCTGACGATCTAAGCTTATTAATGATTACGGTTTGTGTATTAAACCGCTGGACACTCACCGATATTATTCAGAATTATAATTTCACTGAAACCCAAGTCATTCGTTATCTCGCGCATTTAGACCGTATTCATATTATTGAATTACAGCCGAGTAATCGCATTAAATTATTAGTGGCAGCGAATTTTAAATGGCGCGACGATGGACCGATTATGCAGCTTTTCCGTGCCAAAATTGAAAGCGAATATTTCCGCACCAACTTTAGTAAAGCCAGCGAAAAATTGATTGTACTGAATGGCATGTTAAGCGATGCCAGCAATGCGCTCTTCCAGCGCAAAATGGCACAACTGGCAAAAGACTTCGATACCCTAAGCAAAGACGACGCGAGTTTACCGATTGGACAACGCAAAGGTTCGACCTTACTAATCGGTATTCGAGATTGGGATTATGAACGCTTATTTGGGGATAAACGCAAACCAACCCATTAA
- a CDS encoding YiaA/YiaB family inner membrane protein, with translation MNENIAMPSSNSWLLFVKLTFAISLISMGLFIFFMEGSLLVKGYMALNSLFLVSATIMLSKTLRDEHEAERLLNKINEAKTNKILKEYGA, from the coding sequence ATGAATGAAAATATTGCCATGCCTAGCTCTAATAGCTGGCTACTGTTTGTCAAATTAACCTTTGCGATTTCTTTAATCTCAATGGGCTTGTTTATTTTCTTTATGGAAGGCTCATTACTGGTCAAAGGCTATATGGCATTGAACTCCTTATTTCTGGTCAGTGCTACCATTATGCTATCCAAAACACTGCGCGACGAGCACGAAGCCGAACGCTTACTCAATAAAATCAATGAAGCCAAAACCAACAAAATCTTAAAAGAATACGGCGCTTAA
- a CDS encoding replication protein, protein MSLARDLIDAALAAELSQNELRVFLALLRQTLCYGKASDALTYKRLVNLTHVRKDRLLPALQKILDQQLFSQTPHKTFGQCFHIHANFLTASQGQIYAPSLPKQRSPFRETEAVSEKATHTISTVTALKPDTTTRLDAQQLPYPPSFSPAMQQAAAKLLDGLHPDTARDCLHLLTQRLQKGGITSPLGYLHQLAQAARANRLDCSALQHKPNAAPSQSQSQTPLNARLHALASDIQALDRLYALANTPMDAATCLIRQAKLKEWEAVYASLQRATLQQSKTT, encoded by the coding sequence ATGAGCCTTGCCCGTGATTTAATTGATGCTGCGTTGGCGGCAGAGTTAAGCCAGAACGAATTGCGCGTATTTTTAGCGTTATTGCGCCAAACCTTGTGTTACGGCAAAGCCAGCGACGCACTGACCTATAAGCGCCTTGTGAATTTGACGCATGTACGCAAAGACCGTTTATTACCCGCCTTACAAAAAATACTAGACCAGCAATTATTTAGCCAAACGCCACATAAAACCTTTGGGCAATGCTTCCACATTCACGCGAATTTTCTAACTGCAAGCCAAGGGCAAATTTACGCGCCCAGCCTTCCTAAACAGCGAAGCCCGTTCCGCGAAACAGAAGCCGTTTCCGAAAAAGCGACGCATACAATATCCACCGTTACTGCACTTAAACCGGACACAACGACAAGGCTAGATGCCCAGCAATTGCCCTACCCGCCGAGTTTTAGCCCCGCCATGCAACAAGCCGCCGCCAAATTATTAGACGGTTTACACCCCGACACCGCCCGCGATTGCTTGCACTTGCTCACGCAACGCCTGCAAAAAGGCGGCATCACCTCGCCCTTAGGCTACTTACACCAACTCGCCCAAGCTGCCCGCGCTAATCGTTTAGATTGCAGTGCCTTACAACACAAACCAAACGCAGCCCCAAGCCAGTCACAATCACAAACGCCACTGAATGCCCGCTTGCACGCCTTAGCCTCGGATATTCAAGCCTTAGACCGCTTATACGCCCTCGCCAACACGCCGATGGACGCAGCAACCTGCTTAATCAGGCAAGCCAAGCTAAAAGAATGGGAAGCAGTCTATGCCAGCTTGCAACGTGCTACACTTCAACAGAGTAAAACCACATAA